The genomic window AATGAGAATCCTTTGGCTATCTTTTGATCTGAGTCCATCCCAAGCTGCCATAAACTCATTTCTCATTCTTCGTGTTGCCTCGTGCTCAAAAGCACCACCACGAGCACCCAACAAACTGTCAACCTATAcgacaacaaaataaattacagTTAGTCCTTGAGTAACACATTTTACGCATCACAAAAGTATTCCTCATAAAAAGCAATAACCGAAATTGAAAAGTGATATAAAGCTAAACAATTTCTCACCTCATCAACAAATATAATGACGGGGGCTAGTTTGCTTGCAAAAGAGAACAAAGCCTTCGTGAGCTTCTCTGCATCTCCAAACCACTGTGCCAAACAATGGACGAAATTGACTTAAATCAGAACCAATCAGAGGTAAAGTTGGAAAGAGATTTACTCTAAGTTACAATCGGCATTGACAATAATAAGTCGATGACCGGGGTGGAAAAGTTTTTCTTATGTCATTAGATATTCTCCTTATTTATATGAAGATGTTTACAAAGTGGAATATCAACGTGACAGTGCAAACAACATAGTTTTAAGGTTCCATGTACCTTTGAGGTAAGCGTTGAGCCAGTTATGCTAATGAAGTTTGCCCCAGCTTCTGTTGCAAGCGCCTTGGCAAGCAGCGTTTTACCCGTACCCGGAGGACCAAAAAGCAATATGCCTTTACATGGctggaaaaaacaaagacacacGCATTCAAGAAAACCCAGACGAGAAAATTCCAAGTCCATAGTCAAGAACATAATGACATGTATATAACAGAATGTAATACCCGCAAGAGATTTCCACGGGTGAAAAGCTCTGGCCTTCTCATGGGAAGAATAACTAACTCATTTAGTGTCTTTTTCACATGTTCAAGAGCACCAATGTCGTCAAACTTTACCCCAATTTCTCCAGGAGCAACCACGGCTGAGACAAAATTGGTTTCAAACTCATCCTTCGCAATattctgcaaaaacaaaaatctctttttaacataattattACTCAGAGTTTTCAGCAGCCAATTGCCAGACTACCAGAGGGGGGAAGAAACTAAACCTTCAAGTTTTGTGTGGGCTTTCGAGAAATATCTTCTTGTGCCTTTAACCTTTTAACTGAAATCTCAATGCTTCAAAAGAGGAAGACAATAGTaagatataagaaaatcaaagataaatcATAGACCCCAAAGATCAATCAACAACCATGCCATTACCTTTCACGGGGGAGAATCAGGCGGCCCTCTTTAATCGATGGGCTAGGACAAGAAGATAAATAGTGGTTTCTGGCCCAACCGATAACTTTCTCCGCTCctgcagaaacaaaataaacaagttTCTGAGCTCTCTTGGTCACAATATAAGTAATTGGGGTTTCATCACAGAAAGCAAGaactaaaattaaatgattaatCATATAGGAGATGACCGATATCAAGGTCAATCACATGGAACTGCATCCTATTTCATGTAATACTAGCAACAAATGAGATACATAACATACAGTTAAGGCATGCTTGATATCCTCAATCAGCAACTTTAACATACTTAACAATGCTAAGACATAACGAGTAATAACATACATAATAAACCAGGTATTTCATAGGAGTTACACACTTTGCTTTGTCAATATCACGCCATCGGTGTTCACTTGGTACAAGTCAGTGCACAATAACTCGTTTTCCTCAAGCGCCTGGGTTAAAAGTTCTCAAAGTGTTACAATGGTTATGATAACATCGCAAATTGACTCCATTTCTCTAACGGAATTCAGTCTATGTCTATGTACCTTAAGTAGCTCATTTAAATTGCTCCGTGACATCACAATTCTTCTATCTTCTCCAAGTTGTTTGTTGAATACTATGAGGTTCTCTTCTTCCTGcacaaaattagaaaagaagaatacaGGTACAACATTGATAAGCAAGAAGTGCTgaacaaataattttcaaGAAGACGATAGCAGCATGAGCTATGTAGGCATTTGCATCCCAGATATTGATTGCAGAtgaatttaacattttccaaAAGGAGACTCTGAAGGAAGTTTGCatatattttctcatatttcAAAGTCAGAAGTTTTCAAATAGCTTTCCTACTTTCTCCTAATGTCGGTAACGTAAGAGGAATTAGCagaaatattttctcaatAGACATTATTAGATTCGAAACCAGTCTAAGTCTATATGCAATGTCacataaatatgaaaaaacacATCAATGCAATTCTCATCGGTTATCCAAAACCATGAACGGAAGTTATTAAAGTCAATAGGCATACCTTAGGAGGGACTAGGTTCATAACATTAGTGAAGAGCTTGTATATCTCATTATCCTCTGATGTTTTCCTTCCCGTGAGTCCCTCAGTGAGACGCTTCAACGGAAGGGGCTGTAAGACACAACAGCATCtatgataaatattttggagTGTAGTGGCTGGAATTTATCAAATGCAGACCAATAAATGGATGTACTATAATGTCAAGAAAGTGAAGCAAAGTATGCAAATCCACATTCAGAGTCTTGCACATATGAAGCTAGTTTTACCAAAAGTATCAAAATGCGACTGATACAAAGTCAGGACTATATGCATGTTCAAGATGTTGAATAAATTGAGTTGGTGTGCATACGAGaccaaaagttttaaaaaattaccaCAATAGATAAGTACTAAGACTATCAATTAACGTTACTTTTAAGTTTAGCTATCATACCAGTTTCGCAAGACGGCCAAAGTTTGGGAGTATCATCGTCtgttcacaaacaaaaaaggtcaaaaaatgaaagcaaacaaaaagaagagccAATGAACAATGACACGTGAGAAAGGCTTAcaaatttctctctctcttttgagCCTGTTTCAATCTTGTTTCGTCCACAGATCATTACAACAGGACTTGACAATTTATCAAACATTTCCTGAACTTTGTCTACaaactcattttgttttgacttaGGTACAGCTCGAGACAACCACTGGGACGAGTCGGGAAAATAGACAATAAGTGGTTGTGTGGAGTGTAAAACctacaagaacaaaaaaaagaaagaataaattaacGCCATTTCATGTTGTATGTTCCTTGGAGAAAGTGTAAGCTAACCGCATTCAAAGTCAAGCTACTCTAGACTTCAAATCTTAGGGAAATGATATCATAAATTTCCAGCCCAAGAACGCAGCATACGCTGAACAATCCATATATGTTAAGTTTCAAATCAAACTAAATATCATGAGCACTTACTACTGCTGGATAAATGATCAGATCTGAACTTATATATAAGGCCAATGTACAACGTTAGCTGAATGGAAACACGAAAACATAATGTAACTTCCACACATACCTCACTTAAAGCCTCCAAGGCGATATAGCCATCTTCTGCCTGCATATCCAAATCATGCTTTAGGTCTCCAACTGCGCAGACAATATGTAAGTTAGCTGCATTTACATAAGATGTCAATCGTCTACAAACAGGGTATTTCTCCAAATATAGAGCAATCACACATCAACCATACAGAACGCCATGAATTAAATATACCATCTATCCAGTGCATATGTAGCTTATGAGAGTGTTCTGTTGATTTCTTGTCACCTCCCTCTGATGATGTATCACCTCCAATGTCAAATATGACTGCAACACGATTCCCATTCACCTCATAGACCTCTCCACGTTGTCCACTAGATAATGGCCTGTAGGTATAgaaattttggttaaagacAAACCCTAGGGCATTTACAATCCTTCATCCATAATATTTAGCATGCCATGGAAGTTTATAACTTCCAGAGCAATGAGTTCAAAATGTGTTCCTAAAAGATCAAATGTTACATTTGCAGGCATGTCAAATTGCTGAGAAAACCATGGATAGTGATGATAATGGTAAGCACGCAAAAACAAGTCATTTAGTTAAGCAAAGGTAATGCGAGTTGCACTGTTcacaaataaatgaataagTCCTATAGATAACAATTGTGGCAGCAGTTTCATACACATCCAATCCTATACCAGAACTACTCAAATTACTACTAATATGAATAGGCAGAGCAAGCAGAGATCAAGTCAAATAATATGAGACAGAGTCATAAAAGATATTAGAGCGTAATATTCTTCAGCAAGGTTAGAGAATAATTATCACACAAGTGAATCAGTAAACTACCTGTGCTTTGCATCAGCCTTCTTAGAAGGTCCAACATATTTTACACGATCTCCTGCAAAAAGCGTAAACACAAATAGAAATGAggaaaagtgaaaaaattGACCACACAAAGAGAACTTAGCAGTCTGACAAGTAGAAGAGGAAAGAGTGAAAGGCTAAGATAGAAAGACAATACCAGGAAAATTATGACTAGATAGAATACAAAATTACTAAATCAAACTTATTTAGCAAACTGATACATTCAAGTGTACCTAGCACTTGTAATGATGAAGATGCCTTCCAGAGCCTTGATATTGATGATTACCTTTCTTTGCCGGTCGCCTGGCTTTATCAGAATGCTCAACAGCTGCTGCTTCGCAAGCTTCACCATGTAGTTCTTCTGCTACTAGCTGCCACAATTTAGAGGAGGTAAGCAAATTTCAGCAATTTCTGAAACTCAATTTAATTGGAAGTTCAAAAAAGGAACAATGCAAAGAGTCGCATGTAGAACCAAGAAACAGCATTCAAACGGCAGGAATGGTGAAACCTTCTAATTCATGCATAGTAACTCTAATAACAAGTTCATACAAATAAGATAAATCAAGAATCAGAAAACTTATATGACAGGGTCCCAAGATCACATTGTCCACGGGGTAtcgcaaaaagaaaaagaaataccATGGTATTACCAACTAAATTAGGAAAAGAACAATCAGTACAGACTAAAATTTCTGAATCTCAATTAATGCAATCATACCTTTTCGAACTCTTCAAGTTTTGGCACAATTTTCTTGATAGCTTCCTCAGAAACCTCGAGACAAGCTTCCTCACTGTCACTCCCATCTGCTTTCGCTTCAGAATCCTCTTCGCTCTGAGCACTAGAATCTTCCTCAGCATCAGACTCTGTCGTGGATTCATCTGCTTCCGCTTCTGCGTTCTCACCAtcagattcagattcttcaTTGTAGTCATCAGCAAAATCCTGATCcagaattaaaaaatattacataaacaccaaaaagaacgaaagaaaaatggtGGCATGTTATAGGCAAATTACTCATAAGAATCTCACATATGGGGCAAGAACGCTGCTGTCAAGAACCAACAGGGGAACTTGTACATCTCGAGCAAGTGCTCGTACCAACCTCTCCCGGTAAAGCTCAGTACCtgaataaaattcaaatttcttatTGGTCATCTAACATTTCCTCAATATTTTTACTTGATAACAGAAGAGCAACATCAAATCCTGGTCTGCCATTTTTATTCTATAGTCAATAACAAACCTGGAACACTCTGGAGCAATATTCTTCCACTTGAAGAATCTAAACGGGCACCATATATGGAAGCGGCATTCTTTTGTCTTATATGTGAGGTAACACATTCCACCAAAATATCTTTCGTGTGGTCGCTGTGAAAAGATAATGAGCAGAATCCATAAGCagaaatggagaaagaaacacaacaagcgagaaaaaaaaacatgttgtAGATTATTACTGGATGTAGTAAGGGAAGGTCTCCCAAGAAAGCTGTATTTTTTCCCAAGGTTGGATTCTCCGTAAGAACTCgtttttgaatctttctcGTCTATTAACGAAAGGTGACTCCTTCTTTTTGCATTCACTAGCAAGCTTCTCATTATTGAGCCATTCTATTTGGTCTTGTTCTCCAAGTTGAGCATGAGAATCCAAATGCCCAACACCGTTATTACTTTTCTCCTTCCCGGTTTTTCCATCATCTACACCATTCTCTTTGTTCAAAGAGATATGTTTATCCTCACTAGCATTCCTTCCATCACCCTCAGAACTAAAACTACGCAACTGGCTATTCTTCAAAATACTTAAATGATTTCCCGAGGCAATAGTACCACCGCGGGGAGAAAATGAACCAAGTAGAGACTTTCTTGTCAAATTTTCACTATTGGTTAATTTATTTGTGAATCCACAATATCTGGAAACCGTATAGTCACGAACGACTGGCCTAACTAAGTACTTGGCTTGCTGCAATACCAAACCCCATCTCTGGTTCCTCTTTAATGCCCTTGTATACATCACAAAGTCCCTTCTCTTCCAAtataactacaaaaaaaaaaacagagatcaTTGATTTAGAATCACTTTCAGGGTCCATTTCTTGTACTATCCAACCTAAATGCATTGCAACATGTAATTgcaccattaaaaaaaaaaaaaaacgagatcAATATCAACGCAAAACATACTATAGTAACTCGGAAAGAAACATAGATTCTATACAATTTATTTCGACTAGAGGAATAACAACACACTTCAGGGAATTAATTGATTAAGAACAGACATCAATTAAAATGAACGATTATGACGCATAACGGAAAATCCAATGTAACAACGAATATGAGGCATCGATATAGAAATGATGATATATTCAGCTTTTGTCATCCATAACTATTACAAAACACGAACCGTTTAACAGAGATGGACAACAAAACTGGTTCTATTCATCCCCCAAGCTCTAAGAATCAGGCTTGGTGCAAAGAGGAGATGTAATTAGGAACGAGATagggtgaagaagagagagaaaatcccgacagaggagagagagataaagacCGATCTAAAGTCTGTAGGTTCTTCTTCTGAAGCTGAAGCTGGGTTCGAAGTTCAGCTTCGTTGATGCAGTGTTGTCGTTTTGACGCAAAATTGCTACTTGCCTTCCTATGGATATGGGCCTAACTATAAAGGCCCACTAAACATATAAGAGTCGGTATTTTCCTGACAAAAAAGCCCTAACAAGTTGTCGGATTTACAATCGTACCCCTATTTTTAAGCCGCGCTTATCTCGAACCTATACCTGTAGAGAGGAAATAAGCATTTGGGGGAAATCAATCGAAAACCCTAGGagagataaaaacaaaaatctagaCGGAGATTTATGGCGACAGCGAATCCTGGCCGTGGAGGTGGTAGAAGAGGCGGTGGAGCTATGGATGACGATAAGTTGGTCTTCGAGACTACCGATGGAATTGAGCCCATCACGAGCTTCAATGATATGGGCATTAAGGAAGATGTGCTTCGCGGTGTCTACGAATATGGATTCGAGAAGCCTTCCGCGATTCAGCAGAGGGCTGTTATGCCGATTCTTCAAGGACGTGATGTTATTGCTCAAGCTCAGTCCGGTACCGGGAAGACATCTATGATTGCTCTCTCCGTTTGTCAAGTCGTTGATACTTCTTCTAGAGAGTATGTTTTCTGTTCCTTTAGCTGGATTAAACCCttcatttcaattttgaactTTACTTGCTTTGCTCGGATTGTTCTCTAACCTAAATCattaggttttgtttcttatcgATTTCACAAATTTGGTGGGATTTGTTTGTCTGACTTGTAGAATAGATGAACGAATTATGATTCATTAATGTTCAATCAAAATGACAATGAAAATTTGTGATAGTTATTAGCTTTTCGGTTAGAGTGATTGAGTAATACTTTCTTTTAGGCTGCAAGATCTTTTTATATGTGTACTCATGTATTTGGTATCTCGGACTGCAGGGTTCAGGCCTTGATATTATCCCCAACAAGAGAGCTGGCTACACAAACAGAGAAGACGATACAAGCTATTGGATTACATGCCAATATTCAGGCACATGCTTGCATCGGTGGGAATAGTGTTGGAGAAGACATCAGGAAGCTGGAGCATGGTGTTCATGTTGTGTCTGGGACACCTGGTCGTGTCTGTGACATGATAAAGAGGAGAAGTCTTCGTACCAGAGCTATTAAACTTCTGATTCTTGATGAATCAGATGAAATGCTGAGCAGAGGGTTCAAGGACCAGATCTATGATGTTTACAGATATCTTCCACCAGATCTTCAGGTGCAATTTCACTGCTCAATATTATGTGTTGGCTAACTTCTAGTTTCTTTGGATGTTATTGCATTAGCTTTCTTATTTTATGGATTGGCTTCTTGAACTCTATGTGGATTGAGAGAATTATAAGTTGTTAAAAACCTTTTAGCCACTGTTAAGTTGCTTGAATGTCTTATGTGTAGATTTGGTAGCTATTATCTGTATTATGAACAGCTAAATTCCACTCTATAATAGTTCAATCCTAATacgttttttttgtaggtttgCTTGGTTTCTGCAACTCTTCCTCACGAGATTTTGGAGATGACATCCAAGTTTATGACAGAACCAGTGAAGATACTTGTGAAGCGTGATGAGTTGACTCTTGAAgtatgtttcttcttatgCTTCTGTATGCTCGTTCATGTTTACTTTTACAGTAGGTTGACACTCATATTCTTCATTGGCTATCTTTTTGTGTACAATCTTTTCAGGgaatcaaacaattttttgttgctgTTGAGAAGGAAGAGTGGAAATTTGATACACTCTGTGATCTTTATGACACGCTTACTATCACTCAAGCTGTTATCTTCTGCAATACTAAACGAAAGGTAATTGTGGTTCTCATGCAACTGTATCTCAAACTTGTTAACATTAAGCTTCTAGCACTGCTATCTGAACTTGATTTGCAATCTTGTAATTGCTCAAAAATTCATACTATCTTGTGAATATAtgtatttctttatttctaaaagaaattaacaatATAAGTCCACTGCGCTAGAGTACTTGCAACCTGTACTCACCTGCAGATATCTATTAGATTGCATTGgcttttaaaacctttttcaatgtttcttgtaattagggttcttgaatTATGGTtccttttctatattttacTCAACTCTAACTCCGCATTTGTTATAGGTGGATTATCTTAGTGAGAAAATGAGAAGTCACAACTTCACTGTCTCATCAATGCATGGAGACATGCCTCAGAAGGAGAGAGACGCCATCATGAATGAGTTTCGGTCAGGTGATAGTCGTGTTTTGATAACAACAGATGTATGGGCACGTGGGATTGATGTGCAACAAGTAAGTCATTACTTATCCGCTATATTTTGTCTAGATAACAATGCGCGGAATAAATTCAATCTCTGTTATTGAGGTCTCAGATTATGTTCCATTCTCTTATGGTAAAGGTGAATTGACATGACAATCTTTATTTAACAGGTTTCTCTTGTTATCAATTATGATCTCCCCAACAACCGTGAGCTCTACATCCATCGTATTGGGCGGTCTGGTCGATTCGGGCGTAAGGTAAGAAACTTTTTCTAATCTCTGCTTCTGAGCTTAATTTCTTAGCCTGGAGATACTAGATGGATATCTTTTAACCAATTTTGCGGTTATCTTTCTAGGGTGTTGCAATCAACTTTGTTAAAAGCGACGACATCAAGATTCTCAGAGACATTGAGCAGTACTACAGTACCCAGATTGATGAGATGCCAATGAATGTAGCTGATCTTATCTAAAAGAGCTTGTCTGAGATTTTTGTGCTTTCAGCGGGGAAGTGTCTGGATGAAAAAGTATTGTTGAGCGCTTCTGTCAAATTATTGCACTATCTTAACGGTGTATTTCCTTTGATGTTTCTGTGGGCTCTTTTGAACAAACTTAAACTCGCGTGTGGTAAATGTTTAATGACTTGAGAAGCgatttaggtttagggtttggacCGTTTGGTTTTTCGTTTCCTCGTAATTGATTCTGGGGGCTTTGATTGTGGTTTGTGGGTCAAAACTCTCAACTATCACTACTTGTAAGACTTTTGCTCGACAGTTGAAACGGTTCATTGTTATCTTATTTCGTAAAGCTTGGATCATTGCAAAAATCAATCATTTGCAAAAGCAAAGCAAGTTGATGAAATTACTGGACATGACGTCGAGGTTTTTCGTATCGTGTGTTTCATTTGACGGAGTCAGGTGTCCTCGCTCGTTGGTTGATGGGTTGGGTGAAATTGATGAACGAAACCCAAAACCGGGTTAGGACCGAATTAGATTCACTAACTTAACAACACCAGGACCAATAACCGGAACTTAATAAATAAACGACcgtggttttgtttgtttattggtAGTCAGCGACACGGAACTCATTAACTTTACTCTTCTCACTGGTCAATCGTCGGAGATAATCGGGTGATCGGCGATGGAGAATACGGACGTCTTCTTGGGGCTGCATGATTTCCTGGAGCGGATGCGCAAACCCTCCGCCGGCGATTTCGTCAAATCCATTAAAAGGTCCCATTTCTCCCTCTTTTGATGCAGATCCggatatatgtgtgtgtttctaTGTACGATCTTCCTCTTAGCTTAAGTGGATGTGCTTCTTAGCGGTTTACGTTTTTAAGTCCATTTTCagttgatgatgatactaTTTGAGCAAAATTCGTACTGATTTGAGATTtctaatcatttatttatgcTTCTTCAATTGCTGTTACTGGGGAAGACAATTGGATCTTGTTAATAGGGTATAACAATTAGAAATTATTGATTTCATACTGGAATGGTTTGTTTATTGAGCATAGAAGTATTGTGGATAATGCGTGGTTAAGGatgttttttggttgatgttgCAGTTTCATTGTTTCATTCTCGAACAATGCACCAGACCCGGAAAAAGATTGTGCTATGGTTCAGGAGTTCTTTTCTAAGATGGAGGCTGCTTTCAGGGCTCATCCACTTTGGTCTGGTTGTTCTGAGGAGGAATTGGATAGTGCTGGAGATGTGAGTATCagtattcttctttttctgtctGTGAATTGTTTTCATCTTTGTACCATAATCATTGCTCGTTTGTATACACAGGGCCTGGAGAAGTATGTTATgacaaagctatttactcgGGTGTTTGCTTCAAACACTGAGGAGGTTATAGCTGATGAGAAGCTATTTCAGAAGATGTCATTGGTTCAACAATTCATTTCTCCCGAGAATTTGGATATACAACCAACTTTTCAAAATGAATCGTCATGGCTGGTAAGCCGATCTAGTCAAAAGCTAGCTCCCGGTAGTGTTTCCTCTTTTTGTTAGTGTTCTTACTTGTGATCCTTTCTCTCCTTTTGGCAGCTAGCTCAAAAAGAGCTCCAGAAGATAAACATGTACAAAGCTCCTCGTGATAAGCTTGTGTGTATCCTTAACTGTTGCAAAGTGATTAATAACTTACTGCTAAATGCTTCAATTGCTTCAAACGAGAATGCACCTGGAGCAGACGAATTTCTTCCtgttttgatatatgtaaCAATAAAGGTATTGGGAACGATTGAACAACTTATGCATACTGGTATCTGAAGTCGTATTTTTGTTGTACATGATTATGTTTCGAATGTGCAAGAACATCTACTAGTGCTAAttctgttctttctttttgcagGCTAACCCTCCACAACTTCACTCAAACTTGTTGTATATACAAAGGTATAGGCGTGAATCTAAACTTGTTGGTGAAGCTGCGTACTTCTTCACAAACATACTCTCTGCAGAGTCTTTCATCTCAAATATTGATGCAAAATCTATTTCACTGGATGAAGCTGAGTTTGAAAAGAACATGGAATCTGCACGGGCACGAATTTCTGGTTTGGACAGCCAGACTTATCAAACTGGTCATGGCTCTGCACCACCCCCTCGTGATGAGTCCACTCTTCAGAAAACTCAAAGTCTGAATCCCAAGAGGGAAAACACTCTTTTCCAATCAAAATCGTCTGATAGTCTTTCTGGGACCAACGAATTACTGAATATAAACAGTGAAACACCAATGAAGAAAGCTGAATCCATTTCAGATTTGGAAAATAAGGGTGCGACGCTTCTGAAGGATACCGAGCCAAGCAAAGTCTTTCAAGAATATCCTTACATATTTGCCAGTGCTGGTGATTTGAGGATAGGAGATGTTGAAGGCTTGTTAAATAGTTATAAACAGCTCGTTTTCAAATATGTGTGCCTTACCAAAGGATTGGGTGATGGAACATCTTTAGCTCCATCCAGTTCACCCTTGCAAGCGTCGTCCGGTTTTAATACGTCTAAGGAATCTGAGGATCATAGAAGATCGTCTTCAGATGTACAAATGACAAAGGAAACTGACAGGAGTGTTGATGATTTGATCCGAGCTCTACATGGTGAAGGGGAAGATGTTAACAATCTGTCAGATGTAAAACATGAAGAATATGGCGCAATGTTGGTAGAGGGAAAGGATGAAGAACGTGATTCCAAGGTGCAAGGAGAAGTAGATGCCAAAGATATTGAATTGATGAAGCAAATTCCTAAGAGAGAAGGTGACAATTCTAGTTCCCGACCtgcagaagatgaagatgttgGTTCCAAACAGCCAGTTACGGAAGCTTCTGAGTGAGCCAAATGACCCATCTTGGTGATGAGAGTCTCTTGTATCGGATCAATTATTCATTTAATGGGGGAAGCAAAGGTCAAGTCATAGTTAAGATGTCATCTATTCGTTTCTTGGAGTTATGAGTTTTGAAGATGACTGGAGAGCCGTATGAGACGGAAGCTATCTGCATCTGTATTCCCTTGGAAAAGAGGGGCAGTCAAATGGTAAATTACTTTCTTcaattgtgtttctttttttgctctttGTTTCTCAGTGATATGATTTTGGAGGGGCTCGTCAACATTTGTCAATCCATATGTAACTCTTACATCTGCTATTGCGTATATACAATAAGGATATAATCAGAATAATATTTGCCAAGCTGTTAGATATGAGAAGGAAGTAGTCTTGCAAATGATTGAGTGAATTAGCTGAGTAATGGAATCTGAAGTCAAACCACATATTCCATGACAAAAAGAATGGGTAAAATCTCAACAGAGtattgaataagaaaaagatgatttgTAATGTTTGAGGCttcctttatttatttgccATGGATTAACGTTGTTGGAAGCTGTGAGAGAGCGTCAGACAAGATCAGATCAAACGTCAGTGTCTGAAAAACCTGAGATAACAGTAAAACACAAGACAAGGCTTTGTGAGCTTGACCATCTCCTTCAACGAACGGTTATATTCAGATAGAGTTTGTAACGTCGCTGCTTGTGACTCTAGAGACTCTGTGAATCTAGCTAAGTTGGAGTGAATCTAGTAACAACGAATTCTGAGGAATCTCGTAAGACCAACCAACAGTCAAACTCGTTGGTCAAGAATCTGAACCGGGATTGATGATGAACCATATCGTTATTAATTCCATGGATACTCGAATTGATTAGTGTCGGAAATGTTTGTCTTCTCACCACCAGataatttcaataattttggAGTAATTTTCTGAACTTCTATCAACTTTTTATTATACACGTGATAAGGGAAGCAACCAAACCATCGTCCACCGAACCGGTAAAATGCTGACCCTTCGACAATTTAAATCCGTTAAACCGAACCAACCAGGAGAGAATCGGGATCGCGACGTcgaaacaaggaagaagacgcGACGCGACGAGTGAGAGCGAGCTGTTTTCCGATGAAAACGCCGACGCTCCTCCTCCTTCCATTCTTGGTCTTCGTATCCATAATTCTTCCCTCAAGCTGCCATGGCGAATGGGAAATCCTCACGGAGCAAAACTTCTCTTCTCAGATCCGTCTCCACCCTCACGTCCTCCTCTTTGTCACCACTCCATGTACTCTCACTCTCCTCCTCAGATCAGTTTGCTTGTTAAGCTGAATTTCTCACTTGCTGAGGTTTACCTTTATGGAGATATGTATcactattttatttgttttctgattggTTTCATTACTGATTTCA from Arabidopsis thaliana chromosome 3, partial sequence includes these protein-coding regions:
- a CDS encoding P-loop containing nucleoside triphosphate hydrolases superfamily protein (P-loop containing nucleoside triphosphate hydrolases superfamily protein; FUNCTIONS IN: nucleoside-triphosphatase activity, ATPase activity, nucleotide binding, ATP binding; INVOLVED IN: biological_process unknown; LOCATED IN: mitochondrion; EXPRESSED IN: 23 plant structures; EXPRESSED DURING: 15 growth stages; CONTAINS InterPro DOMAIN/s: ATPase, AAA-type, core (InterPro:IPR003959), ATPase, AAA+ type, core (InterPro:IPR003593), ATPase, AAA-type, conserved site (InterPro:IPR003960); BEST Arabidopsis thaliana protein match is: P-loop containing nucleoside triphosphate hydrolases superfamily protein (TAIR:AT1G50140.2); Has 30201 Blast hits to 17322 proteins in 780 species: Archae - 12; Bacteria - 1396; Metazoa - 17338; Fungi - 3422; Plants - 5037; Viruses - 0; Other Eukaryotes - 2996 (source: NCBI BLink).), which produces MYTRALKRNQRWGLVLQQAKYLVRPVVRDYTVSRYCGFTNKLTNSENLTRKSLLGSFSPRGGTIASGNHLSILKNSQLRSFSSEGDGRNASEDKHISLNKENGVDDGKTGKEKSNNGVGHLDSHAQLGEQDQIEWLNNEKLASECKKKESPFVNRRERFKNEFLRRIQPWEKIQLSWETFPYYIHDHTKDILVECVTSHIRQKNAASIYGARLDSSSGRILLQSVPGTELYRERLVRALARDVQVPLLVLDSSVLAPYDFADDYNEESESDGENAEAEADESTTESDAEEDSSAQSEEDSEAKADGSDSEEACLEVSEEAIKKIVPKLEEFEKLVAEELHGEACEAAAVEHSDKARRPAKKGDRVKYVGPSKKADAKHRPLSSGQRGEVYEVNGNRVAVIFDIGGDTSSEGGDKKSTEHSHKLHMHWIDVGDLKHDLDMQAEDGYIALEALSEVLHSTQPLIVYFPDSSQWLSRAVPKSKQNEFVDKVQEMFDKLSSPVVMICGRNKIETGSKEREKFTMILPNFGRLAKLPLPLKRLTEGLTGRKTSEDNEIYKLFTNVMNLVPPKEEENLIVFNKQLGEDRRIVMSRSNLNELLKALEENELLCTDLYQVNTDGVILTKQRAEKVIGWARNHYLSSCPSPSIKEGRLILPRESIEISVKRLKAQEDISRKPTQNLKNIAKDEFETNFVSAVVAPGEIGVKFDDIGALEHVKKTLNELVILPMRRPELFTRGNLLRPCKGILLFGPPGTGKTLLAKALATEAGANFISITGSTLTSKWFGDAEKLTKALFSFASKLAPVIIFVDEVDSLLGARGGAFEHEATRRMRNEFMAAWDGLRSKDSQRILILGATNRPFDLDDAVIRRLPRRIYVDLPDAENRLKILKIFLTPENLETGFEFDKLAKETEGYSGSDLKNLCIAAAYRPVQELLQEENKDSVTNASPDLRPLSLDDFIQSKAKVSPSVAYDATTMNELRKWNEQYGEGGTRTKSPFGF